A portion of the Stigmatella aurantiaca DW4/3-1 genome contains these proteins:
- a CDS encoding DUF2381 family protein, giving the protein MSQPATRLAVALCMLVAVSATAQPQRPVRQRQERRVSLPANPGEPVPEVRVATGYLTTLMFNAPLERDSLEADRTRFRWMDAGERTLILEPAAELGSGERLVVKVRFRDKALPAQAVLALVAHPTEVDGTVEVDRRANTSEALLAALAQKSAELEELKVRCEGGGPAGLVLSGWLPEGRMLPIVLTMTVPSDISGLEVNRVVGYVGTFSELVVVGLRNLPGQKPWRLGQTRITGSGGSPVKVLSGQMKPAELAPGEEGVVAVEAKPPWGFSQSFSVELMDVSGQRRIFLHLMKE; this is encoded by the coding sequence TTGTCCCAACCTGCGACCCGGCTGGCCGTCGCACTCTGCATGCTGGTGGCGGTCTCCGCCACCGCCCAGCCGCAACGCCCCGTCCGCCAGCGCCAGGAGCGGCGGGTGTCCTTGCCTGCCAATCCGGGAGAGCCGGTGCCCGAGGTGCGCGTGGCCACCGGGTACCTCACCACCCTCATGTTCAATGCTCCCTTGGAGCGGGACTCCCTCGAGGCAGACAGGACACGTTTCAGGTGGATGGATGCGGGAGAGCGAACGCTCATCCTGGAGCCTGCCGCGGAGCTGGGCTCGGGCGAGCGGCTCGTGGTGAAGGTCCGTTTCAGGGACAAGGCGTTGCCTGCTCAGGCCGTCCTGGCGCTCGTGGCCCATCCCACGGAGGTGGATGGCACGGTGGAAGTGGACCGGCGCGCGAACACCTCCGAGGCGCTCCTGGCCGCGCTGGCCCAAAAGTCGGCGGAACTGGAGGAACTCAAGGTCCGGTGTGAGGGAGGCGGTCCGGCGGGGCTCGTTCTTTCAGGTTGGCTCCCAGAGGGAAGAATGCTTCCGATTGTCCTCACGATGACGGTGCCGTCCGATATCAGCGGACTGGAAGTAAACCGGGTCGTTGGGTACGTCGGTACATTCTCTGAGCTGGTGGTCGTTGGCCTGCGCAATCTTCCTGGGCAGAAGCCATGGCGGTTGGGTCAGACGCGAATCACCGGCTCCGGTGGAAGTCCCGTGAAGGTGCTCTCGGGGCAGATGAAACCGGCAGAACTCGCTCCTGGAGAAGAGGGGGTGGTGGCGGTGGAAGCGAAGCCGCCATGGGGGTTCAGCCAGTCCTTCAGCGTGGAGTTGATGGACGTCAGTGGCCAGCGGCGCATCTTCTTGCATCTCATGAAGGAGTAG
- a CDS encoding serine/threonine protein kinase, translating into MTTDAFHPDHLQPGSMVGPWRILESLGSGNFGHAFKAERDGDFFTLKMAVRPAPGLGGETQELLQEARQVDGRMRHEAATLMANASHPGIPHLRAVDRWPHVSKGYLYIVTDFVPGEPFHVWRKRTHPSAAQLVDIFIEVVRVVAQLHRHGVLIRDLKSEHIIIHPTDHKPVLVDLGSAWLPGGSLLTEGLAPGTPHALPPECVAFVREGRWQQGARFKASETGDLYQLGVFMYEALTLCWPFDPGMPTEELLVAIETVLPRAPHRLNPEAPESLSLIVMKLLEKRPEDRYLDASALSQALWEAAKERSKKSWKVPLELPPEGPAPMTQDEVEERRLQKQEAERRAREVPPSKAEALSREQALEQLSYLTREIEAQVISAEEKEARGKKRKRRAVLVAGACLLGLTLFATGWWWFTPHPSAVLIEKGSAFVSTLHNSRPGRAVLVWLCATLSFGCPAAPVRPLPGDCPQEVVQGMRELGLLQKVYAVVVDINQPGNNLQEGVYHAGKIVSRVVRFGWTGPLPEGTLLYGQLWTEGLTKEWKEAVLGRYTEALLPDGRRIPVCMILGDATGLTIKKKGSKPGEARLQRRMEALPVEMWP; encoded by the coding sequence ATGACGACAGATGCCTTTCATCCCGATCACCTCCAGCCCGGGTCCATGGTCGGTCCCTGGCGCATCCTGGAATCGTTGGGCAGTGGCAATTTTGGCCATGCCTTCAAGGCCGAGCGGGACGGGGACTTCTTCACCCTGAAGATGGCGGTGCGCCCCGCCCCGGGACTGGGCGGAGAGACTCAGGAACTGCTCCAAGAGGCACGACAGGTGGATGGGCGCATGCGCCACGAGGCCGCGACCCTCATGGCCAATGCCAGCCATCCCGGCATTCCCCATCTGCGGGCCGTAGACCGCTGGCCGCACGTCTCCAAGGGTTACCTCTACATCGTCACGGACTTCGTTCCCGGTGAGCCCTTCCACGTTTGGCGCAAGCGCACCCACCCTTCTGCCGCTCAACTGGTGGACATCTTCATCGAGGTGGTGCGGGTGGTGGCCCAACTGCACCGCCACGGCGTCCTCATCCGGGACCTGAAGAGCGAGCACATCATCATTCATCCCACGGACCACAAGCCCGTGTTGGTGGATCTGGGCAGTGCGTGGTTGCCAGGCGGGTCCCTCCTCACGGAGGGGCTGGCACCGGGGACACCTCATGCGCTTCCGCCCGAGTGCGTCGCGTTTGTCCGCGAAGGCCGTTGGCAACAGGGGGCCCGGTTCAAAGCGAGTGAGACGGGGGACCTCTACCAGCTCGGGGTCTTCATGTACGAGGCGCTCACGTTGTGCTGGCCCTTTGATCCGGGGATGCCCACCGAGGAATTGCTCGTGGCCATCGAGACCGTGCTCCCTCGCGCCCCTCACCGTCTCAACCCGGAAGCGCCCGAGTCCTTGAGTCTCATCGTCATGAAGCTGTTGGAGAAGCGGCCCGAAGACCGGTACCTGGATGCCAGCGCGCTCTCTCAGGCGCTGTGGGAAGCCGCCAAGGAGCGTTCCAAGAAGTCATGGAAGGTGCCGCTGGAGCTTCCGCCCGAGGGTCCAGCGCCCATGACCCAGGACGAGGTCGAGGAGCGCCGCCTCCAGAAGCAGGAAGCGGAGCGCAGGGCTCGGGAGGTACCGCCCTCGAAGGCAGAAGCGCTCTCCCGAGAGCAGGCCTTGGAGCAACTGTCCTACCTGACCCGGGAGATTGAAGCCCAGGTGATATCCGCGGAGGAAAAGGAGGCCCGCGGCAAGAAGAGGAAGCGGAGAGCCGTCCTTGTGGCGGGGGCCTGCCTGTTGGGCCTTACTCTCTTCGCCACAGGGTGGTGGTGGTTCACGCCCCATCCTTCGGCTGTCCTCATCGAGAAAGGAAGCGCGTTCGTGTCCACCCTCCACAACTCCCGGCCCGGCAGGGCTGTTCTCGTTTGGCTGTGTGCCACCCTCAGCTTTGGTTGCCCTGCCGCCCCAGTGCGGCCTTTGCCAGGGGACTGCCCCCAGGAGGTTGTTCAGGGCATGAGGGAGTTGGGTCTTCTCCAAAAGGTCTATGCCGTCGTCGTCGACATCAACCAGCCTGGCAATAACCTTCAGGAGGGTGTCTACCACGCGGGGAAGATCGTCAGCCGGGTGGTCCGTTTTGGGTGGACAGGCCCACTTCCCGAGGGAACCCTTCTTTACGGGCAACTTTGGACGGAAGGCCTCACCAAGGAGTGGAAAGAAGCGGTCTTGGGCCGGTACACGGAGGCCCTCTTGCCGGATGGCCGTCGCATCCCCGTTTGCATGATCCTGGGAGACGCGACGGGGCTGACGATCAAGAAGAAGGGGTCCAAGCCAGGTGAAGCGAGGTTGCAGCGGCGGATGGAAGCCTTGCCCGTCGAGATGTGGCCGTAG
- a CDS encoding deoxyhypusine synthase family protein translates to MSTSETPVLEFVLTNYKNFNARATRDALLAYWKHVSAGGRMFWSVAGAMSSAQLGITLAPAIRAGLIHGLSVTGANLEESLFRLVAHASYRDFPEYRYFTKQDDTRILGQRMRRVTDTSIPEDEAFRAVEKIVVPMWKGASARGERRFWHEYFYEFTLALDPSVYEGDPEACWLLEAARRRLPIVVPGYEDSTFGNIFASYVKTGECNASIVKSGIEYMADFYDRYEELSAGPGVGFFQIGGGIAGDFPICVVPSTKYDLQKPVKPWAYFCQISDSTTSYGSYSGATPNEKITWDKLTETTPMFVIESDATIVAPLMLRALLECQGHPAQANALIAQHRGS, encoded by the coding sequence ATGTCCACATCCGAAACCCCGGTGCTGGAGTTCGTCCTCACGAACTACAAGAACTTCAACGCGCGCGCGACGCGCGATGCGCTCCTGGCGTACTGGAAGCACGTCTCGGCTGGCGGCCGCATGTTTTGGAGCGTCGCGGGCGCCATGTCTTCCGCTCAACTGGGCATTACCCTCGCGCCCGCCATCCGGGCGGGGCTGATTCACGGCCTGTCCGTGACGGGGGCCAACCTGGAGGAGTCGCTCTTCCGGCTCGTCGCCCACGCGTCGTACAGGGACTTTCCCGAGTACCGGTACTTCACCAAGCAGGACGACACGCGCATCCTCGGGCAGCGGATGCGGCGTGTTACCGATACGAGCATTCCTGAGGACGAGGCGTTCCGCGCCGTGGAGAAGATTGTCGTCCCGATGTGGAAGGGCGCCTCCGCGCGGGGCGAGCGGCGCTTCTGGCACGAGTACTTCTACGAGTTCACCCTGGCGCTCGACCCCTCGGTGTACGAGGGGGATCCCGAGGCCTGTTGGCTGCTGGAGGCGGCGCGGCGCCGGCTTCCCATCGTCGTGCCGGGCTACGAGGACTCGACGTTCGGCAACATCTTCGCGTCCTATGTGAAGACGGGCGAGTGCAACGCGAGCATCGTCAAGTCAGGCATCGAGTACATGGCCGATTTCTACGATCGCTACGAGGAACTCTCCGCGGGCCCGGGGGTGGGCTTCTTCCAGATTGGCGGCGGCATCGCCGGTGATTTCCCCATCTGCGTCGTCCCCTCGACGAAGTACGACTTGCAGAAGCCGGTGAAGCCCTGGGCCTACTTCTGCCAGATCAGCGACTCGACGACGTCCTATGGCTCCTACTCCGGGGCGACGCCCAACGAGAAGATCACCTGGGACAAGCTGACCGAGACGACGCCGATGTTCGTCATCGAGTCGGATGCCACCATCGTCGCCCCGCTGATGCTGCGCGCATTGCTCGAGTGCCAGGGCCATCCAGCGCAGGCGAACGCGCTCATCGCCCAACACCGGGGCTCTTGA
- a CDS encoding 4a-hydroxytetrahydrobiopterin dehydratase: MTYDRTLLTPEALQTFLTGHPGWKHEGGMIRRTYEFPAFLTGIAFVERVAQVAERADHHPDIDIRWRKVTLALVTHDAGGLTSRDTGLAAEADRLFTEAIGQ; this comes from the coding sequence ATGACCTACGACCGCACGCTGCTGACCCCCGAAGCGCTCCAGACCTTCCTCACCGGACACCCCGGATGGAAACACGAGGGGGGGATGATTCGCCGCACCTACGAGTTCCCGGCGTTCCTGACGGGGATCGCCTTCGTGGAGCGGGTGGCCCAGGTGGCGGAGCGCGCGGACCACCACCCCGACATCGACATCCGCTGGCGCAAGGTGACGCTGGCGCTCGTGACCCACGATGCGGGAGGGCTCACCTCGCGGGACACGGGGCTGGCGGCCGAGGCGGACCGCCTCTTCACGGAGGCCATCGGCCAGTAG
- the glpK gene encoding glycerol kinase GlpK, with translation MAPAKHVLAIDQGTTGTHVTILDSRLQVVGRAYREFTQHFPKPSWVEHDLEEIWASSEYCIARALRDAGLKGQHIAAVGITNQRETTGLWHRGTGKPLARAIVWQDRRTADICQQLKARGVEPRVREVTGLVLDPYFSGTKLTWMFEHVKGARTRAEKGEVCFGTIDTWLVYRLTGGAVHVTDVSNASRTLLMDLRSLTWDDELRALLGVPAACLPQIRGSAEVYGTTRGMKSLPDGIPIAGMAGDQQAALFGQACFEPGESKCTYGTGAFLLMNTGSTPVRSTAGLLTTVAWRLGERTSYALEGSSFIAGAAVQWLRDGLKVIKRAPDIEALAESVKDSGDVVFVPALAGLGAPHWRPEARGLFAGIDRSTTVAHLARSVLEGIALQIHDLANAMRHDSGRDIPSFKVDGGAAANNLLMQYQADVLGTPVVRPRNLETTSLGAAFLGGLGAGVWSSPEAIRRAWKAERTFKPRMKPEVRQRHLEKWKRAVERA, from the coding sequence ATGGCCCCAGCGAAGCACGTCCTGGCGATCGATCAGGGCACCACCGGCACCCACGTCACCATCCTCGACTCCCGCCTTCAGGTGGTGGGCCGCGCCTACCGCGAGTTCACCCAGCACTTCCCCAAGCCCTCGTGGGTAGAGCACGACCTGGAGGAAATTTGGGCCTCCAGTGAGTATTGCATCGCCCGGGCCCTGCGGGACGCGGGGCTCAAGGGCCAACACATCGCCGCGGTGGGCATCACCAACCAACGGGAGACCACAGGGCTGTGGCACCGGGGGACGGGCAAACCGTTGGCGCGCGCCATTGTGTGGCAGGACCGGCGCACGGCGGACATCTGCCAGCAGCTCAAGGCCCGGGGCGTGGAGCCGCGGGTGCGCGAGGTGACGGGGCTGGTGCTGGATCCGTACTTCTCCGGCACCAAGCTCACCTGGATGTTCGAGCACGTGAAGGGGGCGCGCACCCGGGCGGAGAAAGGCGAGGTGTGCTTCGGCACCATCGACACGTGGCTGGTGTACCGGCTCACCGGGGGCGCGGTCCACGTCACCGACGTGTCCAACGCCAGCCGCACGCTGCTGATGGACCTGCGCTCGCTCACTTGGGATGACGAGCTGCGCGCGCTGCTGGGCGTCCCGGCCGCGTGCCTGCCGCAGATCCGGGGCTCGGCGGAGGTGTACGGCACCACGCGCGGCATGAAGAGCCTGCCGGACGGCATCCCCATCGCGGGGATGGCGGGAGACCAGCAGGCGGCGCTCTTCGGCCAGGCCTGCTTCGAGCCCGGCGAGTCCAAGTGCACCTATGGCACGGGGGCCTTCCTGCTGATGAACACGGGGAGCACGCCGGTGCGCTCCACGGCGGGGCTGCTGACCACGGTGGCGTGGCGGCTGGGCGAGCGCACCAGCTACGCCCTGGAGGGCAGTTCCTTCATCGCGGGGGCGGCGGTCCAATGGCTGCGCGATGGGCTCAAGGTCATCAAGCGCGCGCCGGACATCGAGGCCCTGGCCGAGAGCGTGAAGGACTCCGGGGACGTCGTCTTCGTGCCGGCGCTCGCGGGGCTGGGCGCGCCGCACTGGCGGCCCGAGGCCCGGGGCCTGTTCGCGGGCATCGACCGCTCCACCACGGTGGCGCACCTGGCGCGCTCGGTGCTGGAGGGCATTGCGTTGCAGATCCACGACCTGGCCAATGCGATGCGGCACGACAGTGGCCGGGACATCCCCTCCTTCAAGGTGGACGGGGGCGCGGCGGCCAACAACCTGCTGATGCAATACCAGGCGGACGTGCTGGGCACGCCGGTGGTGCGCCCGCGCAACCTGGAGACGACGAGCCTGGGCGCCGCCTTCCTGGGCGGCCTGGGCGCCGGGGTGTGGAGCAGTCCAGAGGCCATCCGCCGGGCCTGGAAGGCCGAGCGCACCTTCAAGCCCCGGATGAAGCCCGAGGTGCGCCAGCGGCACCTGGAGAAGTGGAAGCGCGCGGTGGAGCGGGCATGA
- a CDS encoding FHA domain-containing protein, with protein MPSVQQLRPFAEAPLEAFRAASGPVALIQQPPDPVFQRVARQLGEGRTVVMAHRTRLVERLLAMLQGFHHLEVHLLQPRRDGEVFTVGRLDTCVLVVRDPSVSKLHAMLRWDARQNRCSVVDAGSMNGTFVNAVPLGAQQELPLNDGDALAFGDSQFLYVHIETLHAHLRLIQDPV; from the coding sequence ATGCCGTCCGTGCAGCAGCTCCGCCCCTTTGCCGAAGCGCCCCTGGAGGCCTTCCGTGCCGCCTCCGGCCCGGTGGCCCTCATCCAGCAGCCGCCGGATCCCGTCTTCCAACGGGTGGCGCGGCAGCTCGGCGAGGGACGCACGGTGGTCATGGCGCACCGCACCCGGCTGGTGGAGCGGTTGCTGGCCATGCTCCAGGGGTTCCACCACCTGGAGGTGCACCTGCTCCAGCCGCGCCGGGATGGCGAGGTCTTCACTGTAGGACGGTTGGATACCTGTGTGCTGGTGGTGCGGGACCCTTCCGTCTCCAAGCTCCACGCGATGCTGCGCTGGGACGCCCGGCAGAACCGGTGCTCCGTGGTGGATGCGGGCTCGATGAACGGCACCTTCGTCAACGCCGTGCCGCTGGGCGCGCAGCAGGAGTTGCCGCTGAACGATGGGGACGCGCTGGCCTTCGGGGACTCCCAGTTCCTCTACGTGCACATCGAGACCCTGCATGCGCACCTGAGGCTCATCCAGGACCCGGTGTAG
- a CDS encoding sugar porter family MFS transporter — MASITDTRTGGVSALPPQVSIARVSLVAMVAALGGFLFGFDTSVINGAVGALQSTFAASQWATGLAVSSALVGSAFGAFFAGSMADRLGRARTMMVASLLFTLSALGSGLCVTLWDLSAWRLMGGVAIGVASVVAPAYIAEIAPAHLRGRLGALQQLAIVIGIFAALLGDYAIATGAGSATEPFWLGIPAWRWMFWSALPAAALYGIGAFFIPESPRYLVARGNEAQALVVLRGIIGDSAPSKVVEIRRSLRTEHVPRFKDLRAPRFGLLPIVWVGILLAMLQQFVGINVIFYYSSVLWQAVGFSEKDSLAITVITSFTNIVTTVIAILCVDRFGRKPLLILGSIGMALTLGLLAFLFGTAGVDAQGNPLLQGSRGMLALICANAYVFSFGFSWGPVVWVLLGEMFPNRIRALALSIAAAAQWVANFVVSASFPSLKEVGLGWAYGLYTAAAVLSLFFTLRYIRETKGKELEQM, encoded by the coding sequence ATGGCCAGCATCACGGATACCCGAACCGGTGGGGTCTCAGCCCTGCCCCCGCAGGTCTCCATCGCCCGGGTCTCCCTGGTGGCGATGGTGGCCGCGCTGGGGGGGTTCCTCTTCGGATTTGATACCTCGGTCATCAATGGGGCCGTGGGGGCGCTGCAATCCACCTTTGCCGCGAGCCAATGGGCCACTGGCTTGGCGGTGTCCTCCGCGCTGGTGGGCTCGGCCTTCGGCGCATTCTTCGCGGGCTCCATGGCGGACCGGCTGGGCCGCGCCCGGACGATGATGGTGGCCTCGCTCCTGTTCACCCTGAGCGCGCTGGGCTCGGGGCTGTGCGTGACGCTCTGGGATCTCAGCGCCTGGCGGCTCATGGGCGGGGTGGCGATCGGCGTGGCCAGCGTCGTGGCGCCCGCCTACATCGCCGAGATTGCCCCCGCGCACCTGCGGGGCCGGCTCGGGGCGCTCCAGCAACTGGCCATCGTCATCGGCATCTTTGCCGCGCTGCTGGGGGACTATGCCATCGCCACGGGGGCGGGCTCGGCGACGGAGCCGTTCTGGCTCGGCATCCCGGCCTGGCGCTGGATGTTCTGGTCCGCGCTGCCGGCCGCGGCGCTCTACGGCATCGGCGCCTTCTTCATCCCCGAGTCCCCGCGCTACCTCGTCGCCCGGGGCAACGAGGCGCAAGCCCTGGTGGTCCTGCGAGGCATCATCGGGGACTCCGCCCCGTCCAAGGTGGTGGAGATCCGCCGCTCGCTCCGGACCGAGCATGTCCCGCGCTTCAAGGACCTGCGCGCGCCCCGCTTCGGACTGCTGCCCATCGTCTGGGTGGGCATCCTCCTGGCGATGCTCCAGCAGTTCGTGGGCATCAACGTCATCTTCTATTACTCGAGCGTGTTGTGGCAGGCGGTGGGCTTCTCCGAGAAGGACTCGCTGGCCATCACCGTCATCACCAGCTTCACCAACATCGTCACCACGGTCATCGCCATCCTGTGCGTGGATCGCTTCGGACGGAAGCCGTTGCTCATCCTGGGCTCCATCGGCATGGCGCTCACGCTGGGCCTGCTGGCCTTCCTGTTTGGCACCGCGGGCGTGGATGCCCAGGGCAATCCCCTCCTCCAGGGCAGCCGGGGGATGCTCGCCCTCATCTGCGCCAACGCCTACGTCTTCAGCTTCGGGTTCTCCTGGGGGCCCGTGGTCTGGGTGTTGCTCGGCGAGATGTTCCCCAACCGGATCCGCGCGCTCGCCCTGTCCATCGCCGCGGCGGCGCAGTGGGTGGCCAACTTCGTGGTCTCCGCCTCGTTCCCCTCTCTCAAGGAGGTGGGGCTGGGCTGGGCCTATGGGCTCTACACCGCCGCCGCGGTCCTCTCGCTCTTCTTCACCCTGCGCTACATCCGCGAGACGAAGGGCAAGGAGCTGGAGCAGATGTAG
- a CDS encoding helix-turn-helix domain-containing protein, with amino-acid sequence MHVGATLRLLRVEAGLSLRDLAKRIGVSSAYLSRVEHGLDAVPTPARISAIARELDIPPTLLMDVAHRVSPFMASYLEQEPEAGQLFLEIAQRQLNRQQLSRLRQLLNAEFPSRESSRDEPPATLASLLTPERLVLQLSCANLDDALDVAAGRLAPACPGMGAGELAARLRQREEDVSSAVGNGVAVPRVFQTERPALATLVTLARPLQVETPDGLPLRLVVALMGPERGRSSLMQLAHVARLANQGLADQLAGAQHPHEVFQRLQTMEPLG; translated from the coding sequence ATGCACGTGGGAGCCACCTTGCGGCTGCTGCGCGTGGAGGCGGGCCTCTCGCTGAGAGACCTCGCCAAGCGCATCGGGGTCTCGAGCGCTTACCTCAGCCGGGTCGAGCACGGGCTGGACGCGGTGCCCACCCCAGCGCGCATCTCCGCCATCGCCCGGGAGCTGGACATTCCCCCCACGCTCCTGATGGATGTGGCCCACCGGGTGAGCCCCTTCATGGCCAGCTACCTGGAGCAGGAGCCCGAGGCGGGGCAGCTCTTCCTGGAGATCGCCCAGCGGCAACTCAACCGCCAGCAGCTCAGCCGCCTGCGGCAGCTGCTCAACGCGGAGTTTCCCTCGCGAGAGTCCTCCCGGGACGAGCCCCCCGCCACGCTGGCCTCGCTGCTCACCCCCGAGCGGCTCGTGCTCCAGCTGTCCTGCGCCAACCTGGACGATGCGCTGGATGTCGCCGCGGGGCGGCTTGCGCCCGCTTGCCCTGGCATGGGCGCGGGAGAGCTGGCGGCCCGCCTGCGGCAACGCGAGGAGGACGTCTCCAGCGCCGTGGGCAATGGCGTCGCCGTGCCGCGTGTCTTCCAAACAGAGAGGCCTGCCCTGGCGACGCTGGTGACGCTGGCCCGTCCGCTCCAGGTGGAGACCCCGGACGGGCTTCCGCTGCGGCTGGTGGTGGCCCTCATGGGCCCGGAGCGGGGGCGCTCCAGCCTCATGCAGCTCGCCCACGTGGCCCGGCTGGCGAACCAGGGGCTGGCGGACCAGCTCGCCGGCGCGCAACACCCCCACGAAGTGTTCCAGCGGCTCCAGACGATGGAGCCCCTCGGCTGA
- a CDS encoding cation:proton antiporter: MHGLAQNPLTVLIVQLIVIIGLSRLIGKVTRWLGQPLVIAEVVAGVMLGPSLLGWLAPDLMHSLFPDSSLPVLKMLSQVGLILFMFLIGLELDPKLLQGRGHSSVAISHSSIIVPFVLGAGASALWLYRALSSPEVPFLSFVLFMGVAMSITAFPVLARILSERGLLQSRVGVISITCAAVDDVTAWCLLAFVVSIVRATSLTEAGFTTLLALLYIAFMLLVVRPFLARLGARVASKDGLTQNVVAGTLVLLLASSWATELIGIHALFGAFLFGAVIPKEGGLADALAERLEDVAVVLLLPIFFAYSGLRTQVGLLNSADAWAMCGLIILLACLGKFGGSAVAARLTGLRWREASAVGVLMNTRGLMELIVLNIGLDLGVISPTLFTMMVVMALVTTFITSPLLNWIYPTAEIARDKVELSPVTTGPAPFTVLMCVSHGQAGPGMAALGRALTGGSAAENAQLYALHLISAERSSIHRLHEPRPPDEGALAPLLSSAKRLELSVRSLSFVSSEPSADICRTAEAKRADLVLLGWHKPLFSRTMLGGTVHEVMREATTSVAVLVDRGLSETKRVLVPFIGSQNDRQALALARRILRHTGAEVTVLHVTAPGSASQGPRGRALVEELFPQELGQVRFKVVEHESPEEAALAEASLGYDLTVVGAGSEWGLEDRLFGLSRERIIRDAPGSLLIVRHPLPSASPAVASETVSGLPANQGLS, translated from the coding sequence ATGCACGGACTGGCCCAGAACCCGCTCACGGTGCTCATCGTTCAGCTTATCGTCATCATCGGGCTCTCCCGGCTCATCGGGAAGGTGACGCGATGGCTCGGCCAGCCCCTGGTCATCGCGGAGGTCGTCGCGGGCGTGATGCTGGGCCCCTCGCTGCTCGGCTGGCTTGCGCCGGACCTGATGCACAGCCTGTTCCCGGACAGCTCCCTGCCGGTGCTGAAAATGCTCAGCCAGGTGGGGCTCATCCTCTTCATGTTCCTCATCGGGCTGGAACTGGACCCGAAGCTGCTCCAGGGGCGGGGCCACAGCTCGGTGGCCATCAGCCACTCCAGCATCATCGTCCCGTTCGTGCTGGGCGCGGGCGCCAGCGCCCTGTGGCTCTACCGCGCCCTGTCGTCTCCCGAGGTGCCCTTCCTGTCGTTCGTGCTCTTCATGGGCGTGGCGATGAGCATCACCGCCTTCCCGGTGCTGGCGCGCATTCTCAGTGAGCGCGGCCTGCTCCAGTCGAGGGTGGGCGTCATCAGCATCACCTGTGCGGCGGTGGATGACGTGACGGCGTGGTGCTTGCTCGCCTTCGTGGTGTCCATCGTGCGGGCCACGAGCCTCACCGAGGCGGGCTTCACCACCCTGCTGGCGCTGCTCTACATCGCCTTCATGCTGCTGGTGGTGCGGCCGTTCCTCGCCCGGCTGGGCGCGCGCGTGGCCAGCAAGGACGGGCTCACCCAGAACGTCGTGGCGGGCACGCTGGTGCTGCTGCTGGCCTCCAGTTGGGCCACGGAGCTCATCGGCATCCACGCGCTGTTCGGCGCCTTCCTCTTCGGCGCCGTCATCCCCAAGGAGGGCGGGCTCGCCGATGCGCTGGCGGAGCGGCTCGAGGACGTGGCGGTGGTGCTGCTCCTGCCCATCTTCTTCGCCTACAGCGGCCTGCGCACGCAGGTGGGCCTGCTCAACAGCGCGGATGCCTGGGCCATGTGCGGGCTCATCATCCTGCTGGCTTGTCTGGGCAAGTTCGGAGGCAGCGCGGTGGCGGCGCGGCTCACGGGCCTGCGCTGGCGCGAGGCCAGCGCCGTGGGCGTGCTGATGAACACCCGCGGGCTGATGGAGCTCATCGTCCTCAACATCGGCCTGGACCTGGGCGTCATCTCCCCCACCCTCTTCACGATGATGGTGGTGATGGCGCTGGTGACGACGTTCATCACCTCGCCGCTGCTCAACTGGATCTACCCCACCGCGGAGATCGCCCGGGACAAGGTGGAGCTGTCCCCCGTGACCACCGGCCCCGCGCCCTTCACCGTGCTGATGTGCGTCTCCCACGGCCAGGCAGGCCCCGGCATGGCGGCCCTGGGGCGGGCGCTCACCGGCGGAAGTGCCGCGGAGAACGCCCAGCTCTACGCCCTGCACCTCATCTCCGCCGAGCGCTCCAGCATTCACCGGCTGCACGAGCCACGGCCGCCGGACGAGGGCGCGCTCGCGCCACTGCTCTCCAGCGCCAAGCGCCTGGAGCTGTCGGTGCGTTCGCTGTCGTTCGTCTCCTCGGAGCCCTCCGCGGACATCTGCCGCACCGCCGAGGCCAAGCGCGCGGACCTGGTGCTGCTCGGCTGGCACAAGCCGCTGTTCAGCCGGACGATGCTTGGCGGCACCGTGCATGAGGTGATGCGCGAGGCCACCACGAGCGTGGCGGTGCTGGTGGACCGCGGCCTGTCCGAGACCAAGCGGGTGCTGGTGCCCTTCATCGGCAGCCAGAACGACCGGCAGGCGCTCGCGCTGGCGCGGCGCATCCTGCGGCACACGGGCGCCGAGGTGACGGTGCTGCACGTCACCGCGCCCGGCAGCGCCTCCCAGGGCCCCCGGGGCCGCGCGCTGGTGGAAGAGCTGTTCCCCCAGGAGCTGGGCCAGGTGCGCTTCAAGGTCGTGGAGCACGAGTCACCCGAGGAGGCGGCGCTGGCCGAGGCTTCGCTGGGCTACGACTTGACGGTCGTTGGCGCCGGCTCCGAGTGGGGCTTGGAAGACCGGCTCTTCGGCCTGTCCCGTGAGCGCATCATCCGCGATGCCCCCGGCTCCTTGCTGATCGTCCGCCACCCCCTGCCGTCGGCCTCCCCGGCCGTGGCGTCCGAAACGGTCAGCGGGCTGCCCGCGAACCAGGGCCTCTCCTGA